From a region of the Zingiber officinale cultivar Zhangliang chromosome 4B, Zo_v1.1, whole genome shotgun sequence genome:
- the LOC121974615 gene encoding putative leucine-rich repeat-containing protein DDB_G0290503 produces the protein MAEVSQASSGETEVKLSGKDDTQVGENTEKVFTKGNNDILSKEEIKEEEESALDGEFVKVEKELLVDVKESSHLPKVELEESKLPASNQSGKSESTIDSPKLVKEIDELKLQIATLLGKLNSLETEKASMKSKLDLANEELEKMNKHCEEFELDQKLLKNQIIEAEQKYNLQIESHQEALKATDMKHKELVDLKESFTGLSTELESSKNMIKSLEEELLSSTNDLHKLNEASKHSSSQAELESRKVKELESTLELTHATAKSMKDQINNLQKELSDLDGKIAEKHQIEEKLQNTLLELSKFQEKLEASKLEMAKLEQDISSKDALVQELTEERNLHKVAEEKLKSNLTSLQVMLSASERDMRTKCVSLGELEQKLQEQVKERERVEALFKDREIQILNVKDDLTNLIAEKATLESTVSDLNIKLSENEELYRKLEAKLSLSEQNFRETNSLLSQTSTYKEELEKKLELFEQLHHESKTTTEACTRRNLELEGLIQASSAVEENIRSQLKDCKLKLASAEKSNVDLEQQINLSEIKFLDAQNEINELNEKIKELTSSLKEAAEENALSRHRLEGYEDKINQLDSSLTKSSLSKLELEKELNDLINKCTEHKERATATQNRSLELEELINSSDSRAKDAQKRVEEVELLLEAANYHTQELEQLISIEQSKQRDVEAESKQYKSKVTDLVTELEAHQTRTKNLEAVLQAANEKEKELTNVLNTAIEERKKFEDLSNSQQKKLIESETQIQILQNELKYMTEKLESVQKQREASNLQEKDLSEKLRYAEEQLTHHGKTVEEITARNLDLKFLTESLTKESEMKLKEVAVNLKQKDSEVKELLEKLHSLEEQLNFYKEQVVESTENSASLKSELEEKAVKLVSLENNIEELKKKLSEANIKGEQTISENELLSMTNSKLREELEVHQHKINELNDLLKSTHSEKETIAVQLASHTSTITKLTEEHSRGLDLQLAIKSRLNETEAHLNDSVEKYKLKDLEASELNEKLLATETKLRIYGEQASELATQKGKLEEALFKIQDLGVLIEQLKSNSHSFQTENEGLVRHNISLAEDVATFKTKMNDLQVAIDATTAEKEDLMKQLHYSKKESDDSIQLLNTEKDVLKFQVSSHLEEGKLLKEMHEKLRNEHETSVAQLERELSQQKVDKESLSSLVDNLRAELAEKSLLQERASELEEKLLLAEKAYAQEVAEENNKVTVLKVELEELKLKQNQTSAMEKKIAELENTLQLVHTGNDNQIKNATPQVERDDSTEVKSREIGLDTSTLSKRKNKKSSDRPKKDTETTNVSRNAHLAAEHSEGSAFKFVLGVALVSIIIGIILGKRY, from the exons ATGGCTGAAGTTTCGCAAGCGAGTTCGGGTGAGACTGAAGTGAAGCTCTCAGGAAAGGATGATACTCAG GTAGGGGAAAATACTGAAAAAGTTTTCACAAAAGGCAACAATGATATACTGTCAAAAGAAGaaattaaagaagaagaggagtctGCATTAGACGGAGAATTTGTAAAAGTTGAGAAGGAACTATTGGTAGATGTAAAAGAAAGCTCTCACCTACCTAAGGTGGAATTGGAAGAATCCAAACTTCCTGCAAGCAATCAATCAGGAAAGTCAGAATCAACCATTGATTCTCCAAAGTTGGTAAAGGAGATAGATGAACTTAAGCTTCAAATTGCGACACTTCTTGGGAAATTAAATAGTTTGGAAACTGAAAAGGCCTCAATGAAATCCAAGCTTGATCTTGCAAATGAAGAACTAGAGAAAATGAACAAGCACTGTGAAGAATTTGAACTTGACCAGAAGTTGCTGAAAAATCAGATCATAGAAGCTGAACAAAAGTATAATTTGCAAATTGAATCCCATCAGGAAGCACTAAAAGCTACAGAtatgaagcataaggaacttgttGATTTAAAGGAATCATTCACTGGTCTGTCCACTGAACTTGAGAGTTCAAAAAATATGATAAAGTCCCTTGAAGAAGAGTTATTATCCTCAACTAACGATCTGCATAAACTTAATGAAGCAAGCAAGCATAGTAGTTCACAAGCAGAGTTAGAATCAAGAAAAGTGAAGGAGTTGGAGAGCACGTTGGAGCTGACACATGCTACTGCAAAGAGTATGAAGGATCAAATAAACAATCTACAGAAGGAGTTGAGTGATCTAGATGGTAAAATTGCTGAGAAACATCAGATTGAAGAAAAACTTCAAAACACTTTGCTGGAACTTTCAAAATTTCAGGAGAAATTGGAAGCCTCAAAACTAGAAATGGCTAAACTGGAGCAGGACATTTCTTCTAAAGATGCCCTCGTCCAGGAACTGACTGAAGAACGAAATCTGCATAAGGTTGCTGAAGAAAAGTTGAAATCAAATCTCACATCATTGCAGGTGATGCTTTCAGCCTCAGAAAGAGACATGCGGACAAAATGTGTGAGCTTGGGCGAATTGGAGCAGAAGCTTCAGGAGCAAGTAAAAGAAAGGGAAAGAGTTGAAGCTTTATTTAAGGATCGAGAAATTCAGATATTGAATGTAAAAGATGATTTAACCAACTTAATAGCAGAGAAGGCAACACTGGAGAGCACTGTATCTGATCTTAATATCAAATTGTCAGAAAATGAGGAACTGTATCGCAAACTGGAAGCCAAGCTAAGTTTGTCTGAACAAAATTTCAGGGAAACAAATTCACTGCTATCACAGACATCAACATACAAAGAGGAGCTCGAAAAAAAATTGGAATTGTTTGAACAGCTGCACCATGAATCCAAGACAACCACAGAAGCTTGTACTAGAAGAAACCTTGAGCTAGAAGGTCTCATTCAGGCATCAAGTGCAGTTGAAGAGAATATCAGATCACAGCTAAAGGACTGCAAGTTAAAATTGGCATCAGCTGAGAAGTCCAATGTGGATCTTGAGCAACAAATAAATCTTTCAGAGATAAAGTTTCTTGATGCACAGAACGAGATAAATGAACTCaatgagaaaataaaagaacTTACTTCTTCATTGAAGGAAGCAGCAGAAGAAAATGCACTGTCAAGACACCGTTTAGAAGGTTATGAAGATAAAATCAATCAATTGGATTCTTCCTTGACCAAATCATCTTTGAGTAAGTTAGAACTAGAAAAAGAGCTTAATGATCTCATCAACAAATGTACAGAACACAAGGAACGGGCTACTGCAACACAAAACCGCAGTCTTGAGCTGGAAGAATTGATCAATTCTTCTGATTCCAGGGCTAAAGATGCTCAAAAAAGAGTGGAAGAAGTGGAATTGTTGTTGGAGGCTGCTAATTATCACACCCAGGAACTTGAGCAACTAATCAGCATAGAACAGTCAAAACAGAGAGATGTTGAGGCTGAATCAAAGCAATACAAGAGCAAAGTCACTGATCTTGTTACAGAACTTGAAGCACATCAGACAAGAACAAAGAACCTTGAAGCTGTGCTGCAAGCTGCAAATGAAAAGGAAAAAGAGTTGACTAATGTCCTTAATACAGCTattgaagaaagaaaaaaatttgaaGACCTTTCTAATAGTCAGCAGAAAAAACTCATTGAATCTGAGACTCAAATTCAGATtttgcaaaatgaattgaaatacATGACAGAGAAACTTGAAAGTGTTCAGAAACAACGGGAGGCTTCAAATCTACAGGAGAAAGATCTAAGCGAGAAGCTTAGGTACGCTGAAGAACAGTTGACTCATCATGGAAAGACTGTAGAGGAAATTACTGCAAGGAACCTAGATTTGAAATTTTTAACCGAATCATTAACCAAAGAATCAGAGATGAAACTCAAAGAGGTTGCAGTAAACTTAAAGCAGAAGGATTCTGAAGTCAAAGAATTGCTTGAAAAGTTACATTCTCTCGAAGAACAACTGAACTTTTATAAAGAACAGGTTGTTGAATCTACTGAAAATTCTGCCTCACTTAAGTCAGAGTTGGAGGAGAAGGCAGTGAAGCTGGTTTCTCTTGAAAACAACATCGAGGAGCTTAAGAAAAAATTATCAGAAGCTAATATAAAAGGTGAACAGACAATTTCGGAAAATGAGTTGCTTTCTATGACAAACTCAAAGCTCAGGGAAGAGTTGGAAGTTCATCAACACAAAATCAATGAGCTCAATGATTTGTTAAAATCCACACATTCTGAGAAGGAGACTATTGCTGTTCAACTTGCTTCTCATACAAGCACCATAACCAAATTAACAGAAGAACATTCAAGAGGGCTGGATCTCCAACTGGCAATCAAGTCCCGTCTTAACGAAACTGAAGCCCACTTGAATGACTCCGTTGAGAAATACAAGCTAAAAGACCTAGAAGCCAGTGAACTGAATGAAAAGCTGCTTGCTACTGAAACTAAATTGAGAATTTATGGAGAACAGGCCAGTGAGTTAGCAACTCAGAAGGGTAAACTGGAAGAGGCTCTATTCAAGATACAGGATCTTGGAGTACTGATTGAGCAATTGAAAAGCAATTCTCACAGTTTCCAAACTGAGAATGAAGGTTTAGTGAGACACAATATTAGTCTCGCTGAAGATGTTGCGACATTTAAGACCAAAATGAATGACTTACAGGTAGCAATTGATGCAACCACTGCAGAGAAAGAAGATTTAATGAAGCAGCTCCATTATTCTAAGAAAGAATCTGATGATTCGATACAATTGCTTAACACTGAGAAAGACGTACTCAAGTTTCAG GTTAGCTCTCATCTGGAAGAGGGCAAGTTGCTCAAAGAAATGCATGAAAAGTTAAGGAACGAACATGAAACATCTGTGGCACAATTAGAAAGAGAACTGTCTCAACAAAAAGTAGACAAAGAGTCTCTTAGTTCTCTCGTTGATAATCTTAGAGCAGAGTTGGCAGAGAAGTCTCTTCTTCAAGAACGGGCTTCTGAACTTGAAGAAAAGCTGCTATTAGCTGAGAAAGCTTATGCCCAAGAG GTTGCCGAAGAAAACAATAAGGTTACAGTTCTTAAGGTAGAACTTGAAGAATTGAAACTTAAACAAAATCAAACTTCTGCAATGGAAAAGAAGATAGCAGAGCTCGAGAACACTCTACAGTTGGTCCACACTGGCAATGATAATCAG ATCAAGAATGCAACTCCTCAAGTAGAAAGAGATGATTCAACTGAGGTGAAATCAAGAGAAATTGGACTGGATACCTCAACACtgtcaaagagaaaaaataagaaaagCAGTGACAGGCCAAAGAAGGATACAGAGACAACTAATGTAAGCCGAAATGCGCATCTCGCAGCAGAGCATTCAGAAGGCAGTGCCTTCAAATTTGTGCTTGGAGTGGCTTTGGTATCAATCATCATTGGCATCATTCTCGGAAAACGGTATTAG